A genomic stretch from Penicillium digitatum chromosome 4, complete sequence includes:
- a CDS encoding Anthranilate synthase component I, putative produces MATPVPSIPSLETAREVILKSRNSEFPPNLLPVTASISADLLTPTLAYLKIAENSRLSFLYESAATTETIGRYSFIGADPRKVIKTGEGHGPAADPLPFLEEELSQYRVATVPELVLPPLTAGAIGYVGYDCVRYFEPKTARPMKDVLEVPESFFMLYDTIIAFDHFFQVVKVITYVPIPSADAEIEASYLKGQSIIQKTIDTLLQDRTPLPPQGPIIPNQEYTSNIGRDGYEGHVNRLKQHIAKGDIFQTVPSQRLSRPTSLHPFNLFRHLRTVNPSPYLFYIDCQDFQLVGASPELLVKEERGRIISHPIAGTVKRGKTPEEDAALSEELRSSLKDRAEHVMLVDLARNDVNRVCDPTTTQVDRLMVVEKFSHVQHLVSQVSGELRPGMTRFDAFRSIFPAGTVSGAPKVRAMQLIAELEGEKRGVYAGAVGYFGYNSSSPDGAAEVPGAMDTCIALRTMMVKDGVAYLQAGGGIVFDSDPYDEYIETINKLGANIACIKGAEAKYLSMEK; encoded by the exons ATGGCAACTCCT GTCCCCAGCATCCCGTCCCTCGAGACGGCGCGAGAAGTGATCTTAAAGTCGAGGAACTCCGAGTTCCCTCCCAACCTACTTCCTGTCACGGCATCAATCTCCGCCGACCTCTTAACCCCAACATTGGCATACTTGAAGATCGCAGAGAA CTCGCGGTTGTCATTCTTGTATGAAAGTGCTGCCACCACAGAGACCATTGGGCGATACAGCTTTATTGGCGCAG ATCCCAGAAAGGTCATCAAGACTGGCGAGGGCCATGGCCCAGCAGCGGATCCCCTCCCATTCCTTGAGGAGGAGCTTTCTCAGTACCGCGTCGCGACAGTACCTGAATTGGTCCTTCCGCCGTTGACCGCCGGAGCGATCGGATATGTGGGATACGACTGTGTTCGATACTTTGAGCCCAAGACGGCGCGGCCGATGAAGGACGTCCTTGAAGTGCCTGAATCGTTCTTTATGCTGTACGACACCATCATTGCCTTCGATCATTTCTTCCAGGTCGTCAAGGTTATCACGTACGTTCCCATTCCCTCGGCGGATGCCGAGATCGAGGCCTCATACCTCAAGGGTCaatccatcattcaaaagACGATCGATACGCTACTCCAGGATCGCACGCCGCTTCCGCCCCAGGGCCCGATCATTCCGAACCAAGAGTACACATCCAACATCGGACGGGACGGATATGAGGGCCACGTCAACCGATTGAAGCAGCACATTGCCAAGGGCGATATTTTCCAGACCGTGCCGTCACAGCGGCTATCACGACCTACCTCTCTCCACCCATTCAACCTCTTCCGCCACCTTCGTACCGTTAACCCTTCCCCTTATCTGTTCTATATCGACTGCCAAGACTTCCAGCTTGTCGGAGCAAGCCCCGAGCTCCTGGTCAAGGAAGAGCGGGGGCGTATCATCAGCCACCCCATTGCAGGCACAGTAAAGCGGGGTAAGACCCCGGAGGAGGATGCCGCTCTCTCCGAGGAGCTCCGCAGCAGTCTCAAGGACCGCGCTGAGCACGTTATGCTGGTCGACCTTGCCCGCAACGATGTTAACCGGGTCTGCGACCCCACTACAACACAGGTCGACCGACTGATGGTTGTAGAGAAGTTCTCACACGTCCAGCACCTGGTCTCTCAGGTATCTGGAGAGTTGCGGCCAGGCATGACCCGCTTCGATGCATTCCGGTCTATCTTCCCCGCCGGCACAGTTTCAGGTGCACCCAAGGTGCGTGCCATGCAGCTCATCGCCGAGTTGGAGGGGGAAAAGCGCGGCGTCTACGCTGGCGCGGTCGGATACTTTGGATATAACAGCTCCAGCCCAGATGGCGCGGCCGAGGTGCCCGGTGCGATGGACACATGCATTGCGCTGCGCACTATGATGGTCAAGGACGGTGTGGCATACCTTCAggctggtggtggtattgtCTTTGACTCAGACCCCTATGATGAGTACATTGAGACGATCAACAAGCTTGGTGCCAATATTGCGTGCATCAAGGGCGCCGAGGCTAAATACCTAAGTATGGAGAAGTAA
- a CDS encoding WD repeat protein, with translation MAQPDLTSHHVNYLIWRYLQEAGHGDAAVSLQRAWFPDPQTLPFAPYIKTHALVSLVQKGLQYHEMESSLDKEGNHKSISPSDYFFGPEPFEIGTKTKSVENRDEAVGTDPDSAGQLARDRPVNGHPEPGKDSRKDDTDSDDSMGDRAQTESQPNTPENVDEDGDVSMAEEIPELPPTLENGESSSVQIAPAKPIDLTPDTALLNTEHHVTHAAWRPQDPTVVAGAGDLFCSLWKLSMPLEPVEKKIIELKKGDTSVSTVAWDAIGEKLAVATCTDDRGTITMYNVNGDAMDLLPEVPRLITGLHWAAGSSQLVVVASNHNISELALWDDSRRPDVFPPSQIIENHIYDLAWCGRNLAFASGEGAVYQCEVDSSIRLIKTYPSPKDNATWEFIRCVQTESHSVAIVASGLSASIWIPTHDILIPNAHKDRITGIDISPQFDSHRIEFASFSADGKVKVWQVSLDSKNYTNIHQLSLDSNPAITGSFSPDGYAFGAASKDGLFIWNIEHPNGHLVSTWTTTSPEVKKEEADRMTNGQNGQNGHYGQNGYSKSEHHRALSWDADGKRLAYGFNKQMAIINLQR, from the exons ATGGCACAACCCGACCTCACGTCGCATCATGTCAACTACTTAATATGGAG GTACCTCCAAGAAGCAG GTCATGGCGATGCCGCCGTGTCTTTGCAGCGCGCGTGGTTCCCTGATCCGCAGACGCTCCCGTTTGCGCCATACATTAAAACTCACGCGCTAGTGTCGCTGGTCCAAAAGGGCTTGCAATACCACGAAATGGAATCCTCGCTAGACAAG GAGGGCAATCACAAAAGCATTTCACCGTCTGATTATTTTTTTGGACCAGAGCCCTTTGAAATTGGAACCAAAACTAAATCAGTGGAAAATCGCGATGAGGCTGTCGGCACAGACCCAGATTCGGCGGGCCAGCTTGCGCGCGACCGCCCGGTAAACGGCCATCCTGAGCCCGGAAAGGACAGCCGAAAAGATGACACTGATAGCGATGACTCCATGGGGGATAGAGCGCAAACTGAAAGTCAGCCAAATACTCCCGAAAATGTGGATGAGGATGGTGATGTCAGCATGGCCGAGGAGATCCCTGAACTGCCGCCCACCCTGGAAAACGGCGAGAGCTCATCCGTCCAGATTGCCCCCGCCAAGCCCATCGACTTGACCCCCGACACCGCCCTGCTGAATACGGAACATCACGTGACGCACGCTGCATGGCGCCCGCAGGATCCCACTGTTGTTGCGGGAGCTGGTGACCTCTTTTGCAGTTTGTGGAAGCTATCAATGCCGTTGGAACCCGTGGAGAAGAAAATAATCGAGCTCAAGAAGGGTGACACCAGTGTCTCAACCGTAGCCTGGGATGCCATTGGTGAGAAATTGGCTGTCGCAACTTGTACTGATGACAGAGGAACTATCACCATGTACAACGTCAATGGAGACGCGATGGACTTATTACCCGAAGTACCTCGGCTCATCACTGGCTTGCACTGGGCAGCTGGTAGCTCACAACTGGTCGTTGTAGCCTCGAATCATAACATATCGGAACTCGCGCTTTGGGACGACAGCCGGCGTCCAGATGTTTTCCCTCCATCTCAAATAATCGAGAATCATATTTATGATCTCGCGTGGTGTGGACGCAACCTGGCATTTGCTTCTGGCGAGGGTGCAGTCTATCAATGCGAAGTGGATAGCAGCATCCGTTTGATCAAGACGTATCCTTCTCCCAAAGACAATGCAACCTGGGAGTTTATTCGATGTGTCCAAACCGAGTCGCATTCGGTTGCTATCGTGGCTTCTGGACTAAGTGCTTCAATTTGGATTCCTACTCATGACATTCTTATACCCAATGCCCACAAGGACAGAATCACCGGTATTGATATCAGTCCTCAATTTGACTCCCATCGTATTGAATTTGCCTCTTTCTCGGCAGATGGTAAGGTCAAGGTTTGGCAGGTCAGCCTCGATAGTAAGAATTACACCAACATTCATCAGCTGAGCCTCGACTCAAATCCCGCTATCACCGGATCATTCTCCCCCGATGGATACGCTTTCGGTGCGGCTAGCAAGGACGGACTCTTTATCTGGAACATTGAACACCCTAACGGTCATCTCGTGTCTACCTGGACCACAACCAGCCCCGAGGTGAAGAAAGAGGAAGCCGATCGAATGACCAATGGACAGAATGGACAGAATGGACACTATGGACAGAATGGTTACTCAAAATCCGAACACCATCGGGCCCTTTCCTGGGATGCAGATGGAAAACGACTTGCCTACGGCTTTAACAAACAG ATGGCAATTATCAACTTGCAAAGATGA
- a CDS encoding Rhomboid family protein, putative, with translation MSPRIKIPPATRICLVSLLTLSLLYNIARWRQIDTTGGTPTTSPLVPYLTLVPSFFYHYPWTIVTATFVEQNIFTVLLNSATIFYGGKYLERAWGSREFSKFIAVVAVIPCVSIIPIYLIWGALGGSSSRALTQICGGVSIQAAFLVAFKQLVPEHTVTIFKGVVKMRVKHFPALFLLLNTISGLIIGTDPAAILSWLGILTSWTYLRFYKRQPDLTGTSSSTGIKGDASETFAFACLFPDAMQPPVAFVADKIYALLVAAKLLKPFSQDDIASGNELVLARGDAGLPTLLNSQRGGVRGAGKREEAERRRAIALKALDRRLQAATVGRVQVHSPGLGEPSSSMPRPTTPTPAAPVGQIVAWLVTMYMN, from the exons ATGTCGCCCCGAATCAAAATTCCCCCTGCTACTCGAATCTGTCTCGTCAGCCTTCTCACACTCTCCCTACTCTACAACATTGCCAGATGGCGACAAATTGACACCACCGGCGGAACCCCGACCACATCTCCCCTCGTCCCCTACCTGACCCTCGTCCCCTCGTTCTTTTACCACTACCCTTGGACAATCGTCACGGCCACCTTCGTTGAGCAGAACATCTTTACCGTCCTACTAAACTCCGCCACCATTTTCTATGGCGGCAAGTACCTCGAACGCGCATGGGGTTCGCGCGAGTTCAGCAAGTTCATCGCAGTCGTCGCCGTAATCCCCTGTGTCTCCATCATCCCAATCTACCTGATATGGGGAGCACTCGGGGGCTCCTCAAGTAGAGC CCTCACCCAAATCTGCGGCGGTGTCTCCATCCAAGCAGCCTTCCTAGTCGCCTTCAAACAGCTCGTCCCGGAACACACTGTAACAATCTTCAAAGGAGTAGTCAAAATGCGCGTAAAGCATTTCCCCGCCCTCTTTCTCCTCCTAAACACCATCAGCGGCCTCATCATCGGAACCGACCCCGCCGCAATCCTCTCCTGGCTCGGCATCCTCACCAGCTGGACCTACCTCCGCTTCTACAAGCGGCAGCCCGACCTAACTGGCACCTCGAGCAGTACAGGCATTAAAGGCGATGCCAGCGAGACCTTTGCATTTGCTTGTTTATTTCCTGATGCGATGCAGCCGCCTGTCGCGTTCGTTGCGGACAAGATCTACGCGCTACTGGTCGCAGCTAAGCTCTTGAAACCGTTCTCCCAGGACGATATCGCCTCCGGTAACGAGTTGGTACTGGCGAGAGGCGATGCGGGCTTGCCTACGCTGTTGAATAGCCAGCGTGGTGGGGTCAGGGGTGCGGGGAAGCGCGAGGAGGCGGAGCGCAGACGGGCAATTGCACTCAAGGCTTTGGATCGCAGGCTACAGGCTGCTACTGTTGGGCGCGTGCAGGTTCATTCCCCTGGTTTGGGGGAGCCTAGCTCGTCGATGCCGCGTCCTACTACGCCCACTCCGGCTGCACCTGTTGGTCAGA TCGTGGCATGGCTG GTGACGATGTACATGAATTAA
- a CDS encoding DNA repair protein Rad1, putative, which yields MEPLFAGVSNNAHHLYTLLSCIGFAHKATVQITPDGLRFSVEEGRVIQGLAFIDKSLFTSYTFNPSTNSEPNNQNRTLQDDNESSQTGAYPHFVVSLSAILETLKIFGINELSESNRPRDTSITHTGIASSSAFNAPALLMDRSCTLQYAQHGAPLSITITEAGVKTTCELVTYEPDEDEADIPLQRDAIVMKIIMRSAWLHNSIAELDSSTPTILKLSACAKREPYFALSGAGGPFGESSVEFSIDQHNEIVGGAGHGTPQSQMHKVLFNDGSSRARATRAKLAPTVTETFLVSPSSSMSERIQQSYRFALIRKAARAMSVANKVSIRGDRQGVLSLQFMVELDDQNVPVGRPVGAGVKGPNGPVCFVDFRFVPLLDEEEAEMEMDAGVQ from the coding sequence ATGGAGCCCCTTTTCGCTGGCGTCTCCAACAACGCCCACCATCTCTACACACTGCTCTCTTGCATTGGTTTTGCACATAAAGCTACCGTCCAAATCACCCCCGATGGCCTCCGATTCTCGGTGGAGGAGGGCCGCGTCATCCAAGGACTCGCCTTCATCGACAAGTCGCTCTTCACCAGCTATACATTCAACCCCTCGACAAACTCCGAACCTAACAATCAGAATAGAACACTCCAAGACGACAACGAATCCTCACAAACTGGTGCTTACCCTCACTTTGTCGTTTCGCTCTCTGCCATCCTCGAAACCTTAAAGATCTTCGGCATTAACGAGCTTTCCGAGTCCAATCGACCGCGCGACACTAGTATCACGCACACCGGCATCGCTTCGTCAAGCGCATTCAACGCTCCAGCCCTGCTCATGGACCGCTCCTGCACCCTACAATACGCCCAGCACGGTGCCCCGCTTAGCATTACCATCACCGAAGCTGGCGTGAAAACAACCTGCGAGCTGGTAACCTATGAACCTGACGAAGACGAAGCAGACATTCCTCTCCAGCGCGACGCCATCGTCATGAAAATCATCATGCGGTCCGCCTGGCTACACAATTCCATTGCCGAACTCGACTCGTCCACCCCCACGATCCTGAAATTGTCCGCCTGCGCCAAGCGAGAACCGTATTTTGCTCTTTCCGGTGCGGGCGGCCCGTTCGGTGAATCCTCTGTGGAATTCTCTATTGACCAGCACAACGAGATCGTCGGAGGTGCTGGTCATGGCACCCCACAATCTCAGATGCACAAGGTGTTGTTCAATGATGGCTCTTCCCGGGCTCGCGCAACTAGAGCAAAGCTTGCGCCCACGGTCACGGAGACTTTCCTTGTTTCTCCCTCTTCCTCTATGAGTGAGCGCATTCAACAGAGCTATCGCTTTGCATTGATCCGCAAGGCTGCGAGAGCTATGTCTGTCGCGAACAAAGTTAGCATACGTGGGGATCGGCAGGGGGTGTTGAGcttgcagttcatggttgAGCTTGATGATCAGAATGTGCCAGTGGGCAGGCCGGTTGGCGCTGGCGTAAAGGGTCCCAATGGACCTGTGTGCTTTGTGGACTTCCGGTTTGTGCCATTGCTagacgaagaggaggctgagatggagatggatgCAGGAGTCCAATAG
- a CDS encoding DNA repair protein Rad1 gives MSLNEVWEAASATPFIPLIPKDNQFSVGFNLLFLALVTGTLFGLNRSFPGIVSLGLPAALASGFGAVFMICAAGVYV, from the exons ATGTCTCTGAACGAAGTCTGGGAGGCAGCCTCTGCAACTCCTTTCATCCCTCTCATTCCCAAGGACAACCAGTTCTCCGTCGGCTTCAACCTGCTCTTCCTTG CATTGGTTACGGGCACCCTATTTGGCTTGA ATCGGTCTTTCCCCGGCATCGTTTCCTTGGGGCTCCCAGCCGCACTGGCATCTGG TTTTGGAGCTGTGTTCATGATCTGTGCCGCCGGAGTCTACGTCTAA
- a CDS encoding Histone acetyltransferase (Gcn5), putative, whose translation MSSSAQVSDLKVKVTMTVDSPKSFKRKASEEATSPESGQQIIKKARTDSPVKEEDGLLKKPPLRIVPFPEKPAVLEERRGDIEFRVVNNDGTHDSFIVLTGLKCIFQKQLPKMPKDYIARLVYDRSHLSMAIVKHPLEVVGGITYRPFNSRKFAEIVFCAISSDQQVKGYGAHLMSHLKDYVKATSPIMHFLTYADNYAIGYFKKQGFTKEITLDKSIWMGYIKDYEGGTLMQCTMLPKIRYLEMGRMLTKQKESVQAKIRAFSRSHIIHPPPKEWKNGVYAIDPLSIPAIKESGWSPDMDEMARQPRHGPNYNQLLHLLNDMQNHSAAWPFTQPVNRDEVPDYYEVIMEPMDLSTMEEKHEKDLYPTPQDFIKDAMLVFDNCRRYNNETTPYAKSANKLEKFMWQQIRNIPEWSHLADSH comes from the exons ATGTCATCGTCGGCGCAGGTATCAGATTTGAAGGTCAAAGTCACCATGACTGTTGATTCGCCAAAGA GTTTCAAGCGCAAAGCCTCTGAGGAGGCAACTTCCCCGGAGTCTGGGCAGCAGATTATCAAGAAGGCGCGCACGGATTCTCCTGTGAAAGAG GAAGATGGCCTACTTAAAAAACCTCCGCTCCGCATTGTTCCATTCCCTGAGAAG CCCGCTGTCCTCGAGGAACGTCGAGGCGACATTGAGTTTCGTGTCGTCAACAACGATGGTACACACGATAGCTTTATTGTCCTCACAGGATTGAAATGCATCTTCCAGAAGCAACTTCCGAAGATGCCTAAGGACTATATCGCACGTCTCGTCTACGATCGATCCCATCTATCCATGGCGATTGTAAAGCATCCGCTGGAGGTTGTTGG AGGAATTACGTATCGTCCGTTCAATTCTCGAAAGTTTGCTGAGATTGTCTTCTGTGCTATATCCTCGGATCAACAAGTAAAGGGATACGGTGCACACTTGATGTCTCATCTCAAG GACTACGTGAAAGCCACCTCTCCCATTATGCACTTCCTCACCTACGCCGATAACTATGCCATTGGATACTTTAAGAAGCAAGGCTTCACCAAAGAGATCACCCTCGATAAATCAATCTGGATGGGCTACATAAAGGATTACGAGGGTGGCACGCTCATGCAGTGTACCATGCTCCCCAAGATCCGTTATCTGGAGATGGGTCGCATGCTCACCAAGCAGAAGGAGTCTGTGCAAGCCAAGATCCGTGCCTTCAGTCGCTCACATATCATCCATCCCCCTCCGAAGGAATGGAAGAACGGGGTGTACGCGATCGATCCTCTTAGCATTCCCGCAATTAAAGAGTCGGGATGGTCGCCCGACATGGATGAAATGGCTCGTCAACCACGCCATGGGCCCAACTATAATCAACTGCTGCATTTGTTAAACGATATGCAGAATCATAGTGCAGCCTGGCCATTTACTCAACCGGTAAACCGCGACGAAGTTCCAGACTACTACGAGGTAATTATGGAGCCCATGGATCTGTCGACCATGGAAGAGAAGCATGAGAAGGACTTGTATCCAACCCCACAGGATTTCATCAAGGATGCCATGTTAGTTTTTGACAATTGCCGACGCTACAATAATGAGACCACACCCTATGCCAAAAGCGCAAATAAGCTTGAGAAGTTTATGTGGCAGCAGATCCGGAATATTCCAGAGTGGTCG CACCTTGCCGATAGTCATTGA
- a CDS encoding Regulator of G protein signaling superfamily, with the protein MSHHDLSDAESRNRLPTLFEVLSRRTLAPVDLFSFYIYMRDQQRSVDYLDFWLDVSQHMLLCRHYVRELRRSVLVATPDIEGTDSKRSSAILDNLENLGDIPLTEAGPSRPRGFQENEKDRDADHRLSAFLRSEGHTTSTSRQNSLGSSGESAQQLSSNENGRDTPDSRLNDSTSPGHTVARNDIRASAEKILYTYLLPGSEREIILPDSIVSTIINLVEDEGRDDPEVFDPAKDYVFQAMERDAFPGFLQAKALGNMVPLSIVLRLAFALTSFGGGFWGAFYVVLRNKPRRIRCWVILPFAVASYFIISYHYKIDPIMAFLGYSEYTFMNWAPIREPYVRKLLNKRAVVTALIAFITATALSILFIFVPGTMI; encoded by the exons ATGTCTCATCATGATCTTTCCGACGCGGAGTCGCGCAATCGCCTCCCGACCCTCTTTGAAGTGCTCAGCCGCCGAACTCTCGCCCCAGTCGACCTCTTTTCATTCTACATTTACATGCGCGACCAGCAGCGTTCTGTAGACTACCTAGATTTTTG GCTGGATGTATCGCAACACATGCTACTGTGTCGACATTATGTCCGTGAACTCCGCCGTTCCGTGCTCGTCGCAACTCCCGACATTGAAGGAACCGATAGCAAACGATCCTCTGCCATTCTAGACAATCTGGAGAACCTCGGTGATATCCCGTTGACGGAGGCTGGGCCTTCCCGTCCACGCGGATTCCAAGAAAACGAAAAGGACAGAGATGCCGACCATCGCTTGTCTGCCTTCCTTCGCTCCGAAGGCCACACCACATCGACATCCCGGCAAAATAGCCTGGGATCTTCCGGCGAATCAGCACAACAGCTCTCTTCGAATGAGAATGGCCGTGACACCCCAGATTCCCGGCTTAACGACTCAACCTCCCCCGGGCACACAGTGGCCCGCAATGACATTCGCGCCAGCGCTGAGAAGATCTTGTACACGTATCTGCTTCCCGGTTCCGAGCGAGAGATTATTCTACCAGATTCGATAGTTTCTACAATTATCAACCTGGTCGAAGATGAAGGCCGAGACGACCCGGAAGTGTTCGATCCTGCTAAGGACTACGTGTTCCAGGCCATGGAGCGTGATGCATTCCCAGGATTCTTGCAAGCAAAAGCCCTTGGAAATATGGTTCCCCTGAGTATCGTCTTGCGACTCGCCTTTGCTCTGACTAGTTTCGGTGGAGGATTCTGGGGTGCCTTCTACGTTGTTCTGCGTAACAAGCCGCGGAGAATTCGTTGTTGG GTTATTCTTCCATTTGCAGTCGCGTCATACTTCATCATTTCCTATCATTACAAGATCGATCCGATCATGGCGTTCCTGGGCTACAGCGAATACACTTTTATGAACTGGGCCCCGATTCGCGAGCCCTATGTCCGAAAGCTGCTGAACAAGCGTGCCGTCGTTACCGCATTGATCGCCTTTATTACAGCGACAGCTCTCAGTATCTTATTCATTTTTGTTCCCGGTACCATGATTTGA
- a CDS encoding COP9 signalosome subunit 7 (CsnG), putative: MDQTHTRALEALQPFIHLARSNNAGSPRFIASLITNATSSTQTYVFAELLELPTVQALRSPDTPAEFKGYLKLLEIFAWGTWQEYQTTPNLPELNTEQTLKLRLLSLLTLSTTIKPLTYSALMTALSTPTKAELESLVTTAIYASLISGRLSPASNPPSVNVTAVAPLRDVQPQSLPKMIATLGEWESRCGEVISDLEVEIARVKSDAVKRGVRSQAHNEALEEALKRKQNAGKKGGRRGGRLGGGIGGSKRDADDIDEDDGFFETYDGGEHGSRMDIDETPGARAGSSRQPKRVLGRKS, encoded by the exons ATGGACCAGACCCACACACGAGCCCTAGAGGCTCTCCAGCCATTTATCCACCTAGCCCGCTCCAACAACGCAGGCTCACCTCGCTTTATCGCCAGTTTGATCACAAATGCCACTTCAAGCACACAAACCTACGTCTTCGCAGAGCTACTCGAGCTGCCGACAGTCCAAGCATTACGGTCACCAGATACTCCAGCCGAGTTCAAGGGATATCTAAAGCTACTAGAGATCTTTGCATGGGGCACATGGCAAGAATATCAAA CGACCCCAAACCTCCCCGAGCTGAACACCGAACAAACACTCAAACTTCGCCTCCTCTCACTCCTCACCCTCTCAACAACAATCAAACCCCTCACCTACAGCGCCCTGATGACCGCCCTCAGCACCCCCACAAAGGCCGAGCTCGAATCCCTCGTAACAACAGCCATCTACGCCTCCCTGATATCAGGCCGCCTCTCACCAGCATCCAACCCACCATCCGTGAACGTCACAGCTGTTGCCCCACTCCGCGACGTCCAACCGCAGTCCCTCCCCAAGATGATCGCCACCTTGGGCGAGTGGGAATCCCGCTGTGGCGAGGTCATCTCCGATCTGGAGGTGGAGATTGCGCGCGTCAAGAGCGACGCTGTGAAGCGTGGTGTACGCTCCCAGGCGCACAATGAGGCACTCGAGGAAGCTCTTAAGAGGAAGCAAAATGCGGGGAAGAAGGGTGGTCGGCGTGGTGGTCGGCTTGGCGGTGGTATTGGAGGGAGTAAGAGGGATGCAGACGAtattgatgaagatgatgggttCTTCGAGACTTACGATGGGGGTGAGCATGGCTCGCGCATGGATATTGATGAGACGCCTGGTGCTCGTGCGGGAAGCAGTCGGCAGCCAAAGAGGGTGTTGGGGCGCAAGTCTTGA